A region from the Paenibacillus humicola genome encodes:
- a CDS encoding LacI family DNA-binding transcriptional regulator → MELEETSILRKEVAKLAGVSEATVSRVLNGVGPVREETRRRVLEAAQRLDYVPSALAQRFARRKSGNLGVILPLLPKVNVFSTHYFSEILSGIGVAAKRRGYDLLLLLREPEEQKDYVGLFRAQKIDACIVLGAHDTPGEREALEELRLGRHPFCLVNQRFDHAPYSTIDADQRMGVEAAVGHLLQQGCRRIMLLGGPEAYSNSLDRLEGYRSALADAGIPFDPELVLNGNYSRTSGYALAEAVANHVCAGRVDAVIAANDRMAIGLLQGLKERGVSVPGQVALIGCDDSEGARLTDPPLSSIAVPFVDIGREAASRLLDQLEQTDREEEGLPCFQDKLPVRLVPRGSSSMQH, encoded by the coding sequence TTGGAATTGGAGGAAACGTCTATTCTCAGAAAAGAAGTCGCGAAGCTGGCCGGCGTATCGGAAGCGACGGTCTCGCGCGTGCTGAACGGCGTCGGGCCGGTGCGGGAGGAAACGCGGCGGCGGGTGCTGGAAGCGGCGCAGCGGCTGGACTATGTACCGAGCGCACTGGCTCAGCGGTTTGCACGGCGCAAAAGCGGTAATTTGGGCGTCATCCTTCCGCTGCTGCCGAAGGTCAACGTTTTCTCGACGCATTACTTCTCCGAAATCCTGAGCGGCATCGGCGTCGCGGCCAAACGGCGCGGCTACGACCTGCTCCTGCTGCTTCGGGAACCGGAGGAGCAGAAGGACTACGTCGGCCTGTTCCGGGCGCAGAAGATCGACGCCTGCATCGTGCTGGGCGCCCACGATACGCCCGGCGAGCGGGAAGCGCTTGAAGAGCTGCGGCTGGGCCGGCATCCGTTCTGCCTCGTGAACCAGCGGTTCGACCATGCGCCTTACAGCACGATCGACGCCGATCAGCGGATGGGAGTCGAGGCAGCCGTAGGACACCTGCTTCAGCAGGGCTGCAGACGCATCATGCTGCTTGGGGGACCGGAGGCCTACTCCAACAGTCTGGACCGGCTGGAAGGATACCGCAGCGCGCTTGCGGACGCGGGGATTCCATTCGACCCGGAGCTGGTTTTGAACGGCAACTACAGCCGGACAAGCGGCTACGCGCTTGCGGAAGCGGTTGCAAATCACGTATGCGCCGGCCGGGTCGACGCCGTGATTGCCGCCAACGACCGGATGGCGATCGGTCTGCTGCAGGGACTGAAGGAACGGGGCGTCAGCGTCCCGGGGCAGGTGGCGCTGATCGGCTGCGACGACTCCGAGGGGGCGCGGCTGACCGATCCGCCGTTGTCGTCAATCGCGGTGCCGTTCGTCGACATCGGCCGTGAGGCCGCTTCGCGACTGCTG